The following is a genomic window from Mycolicibacterium sp. TY81.
GCCAACCCTGGGGCGATGATCGAGACCGCCAAGAATGCGCCGATATTCGGCCCGCAGGCCACCATGGCCATCCAGGGCGGACGCAAGTATGCGGGGCTGCCGGCGCTGGTGGATGAACGCGGCACGTTGACCTACCGGCAGGTGAACGATCAGTCCTGGGCGCTGGCCCGTGGTCTTCAGGGCCTGGGAGTGGCGGAAGGCTCTGTGGTCGGGCTGTTGTGCCGGGATCATCGTGGCCTGATCCTGGCCATGGTGGCGTGCGGCAAGCTCGGGGCTCGGCTGGTTCTCATGAACACCGGCTTCGCCAAGCCACAGTTCGCTCAGGTCTGTGACCGTGAAGGCGTCAAGGTCGTGCTGCACGACAGCGAGTTCATCGGGCTGCTGGACGCCCTGCCCGCGGACATGCCGCGCGTGCTGACCTGGGTCGACGAGGGCGCCGAAATCCCCGATGGCGCACAGACTCTCGACGCCATCGTCGCGGCCAACTCCACCGAGCCGCTGCCGGCGCCGAGCAAGGCGGGTGGCTCGGTGATCCTCACCAGCGGCACGACGGGCCTGCCGAAGGGTGCGCCCCGAAGCTCGGTGTCGCCGTTGGCGACGGCGCAGATCATCGACCGTATCCCGTTCCCGCGCAAGGGCACCATGGTCATCGTCTCGCCGATCTTCCACAGCACCGGGTGGGCCACCTACACCGTCGGCGCAGCGCTGGGGAACAAGGTGGTGACCGCCCGGCGGTTCAACGCCGAGCGGACGCTGCAGCTCATCGCCGAGCACAAGGCCGACATGCTCGTCGCGGTGCCGACGATGCTGCACCGGATCGTCGAACTGGGGCCCGAGGTCATCGGCAAGTACGACACCTCATCGCTGAAAACGATCCTGATCGCCGGGTCGGCGTTGAGTCCGGAACTGTCCAACCGGGTGCAGGACACCTTCGGCGACGTGCTCCACAACCTGTACGGCTCAACCGAATGTGCCATCGCCAGCGTCGCCACCCCGGCCGAACTGCGTCTCGCCCCTGGCACGGCCGGACGGGCGCCGGTCACGTGCGAGGTGGTGTTGTACGACGAGAACGACCGGCGCATCACCGGCAGGAACCGGCGGGGCCGCATCTTCGTCCGCAACGGCGCACCGTTCAGCGGTTACACCGACGGCCGGAACAAGCAGATCATCGACGGCTACATGTCCAGTGGCGACATGGGGCATTTCGACGACAATGGGCTGCTGTTCGTCGACGGTCGTGATGACGACATGATCGTCTCCGGTGGCGAGAACGTGTTCCCGCAGGAGATCGAAGAACTGCTCGCCGAACGGGACGACATCTATGACGCGGCTGTCGTCGGCGTCGATGATGTGGAATGGGGAAAGCGCCTGCGCGCCTTCATCGTTTCGCAGCCGGGCGCGACCCAGGACGCCGATGAGATCAAGGCGTTCGTCAAGAACAACCTGGCCCGGCACAAGGTGCCGCGCGACGTCGTGTTCATCGAAGAGCTGCCGCGCAACACCACCGGCAAGCTGCTGCGCCGCGTGCTGATCGAGATGGACGTCTAGGGCGGCGATGCCGACCGAACTCAGCGCCGAGCAGGCCGCTGCCCGGTTGCAGGCCGTCGACACGCTGGGCATCACCCTCGGCCCCGGCCAGCCGCCGGCGTTACTGAGGGCGCTCGGCGCGCGCCAGGACTGGTCGAATCTGCGGGTGTTCGGGGCGCTGTTGGCCGTTGGTACCGAACTGTTTTCGCGCCCGGGCGTGCACTACGTCTCCGGCTTCTTCGGGCCGATCGAACGGGCGTTGCGGGACATGGGCGCCGACATCGAGTTCGCCGCCGCGGACTTCCGCCGGTTCGCGCCACTGCTGGAGCGGCAGAAGCCGCGGGTGATGACGACCGTCGCCACCCTGCCTGATGCCGACGGGTGGTGCTCGCTGTCGCTGCATGCGGGCGGGACGGTCGCCGAACTGCGCCGGGCCGGGGCAGACCCGCAGCGACTCCTCATCGTCGAGGTATCCGAGTCCTACCCAAGGACTTTCGGATACGGCGCGCGCCGTCACGCACTGCACGTCGACGAGATCGACATCCTCGTGCCCTCGACCGAGGCGCCGCTGGCCCTGCCCGGCGGCGACGCGCCACCGACCGAGGTCGAGCGGTCGATCGCGCGGCACGCCGTCGGCTTCATCGGTTCGGGCGCGACGCTGCAGACCGGAATCGGCGCAATTCCCAACCAGATTGCCACCTTGCTGGCCGAGGGCGACGGCAGCGGGTACGGCCTGCACACCGAGATGTTCACCGACGGCTGCATGCATCTGCACCGCGCGGGCAAGATCACCAACACCGGTAAGGGGCAGTACGACGGCGTCAGCGTCACGACGTTCGCATTCGGGTCGCAGGAGCTCTATGCGTGGCTCGACGGCAACCGCGATGTCGCGTTCCTGCCCGTCGACATCGTCAACTCGCCGGAGGTGATCGCCGCGAACACGGACATGATCTCCATCAATGGCGCACTCGCAGTGGACATTCAAGGGCAGGTGATCGCCGACACCATCGACGGGGGACAGTTCAGCGGCATCGGTGGCGCCGAGGACTTCGTGGCCGGGGCGGGGCTGGAGCTGTCGGACCGCTCGCTGATCTGTCTGCCGTCGACGTTCGTCAAGGACGGCGAGCTGCGGTCGCGGATCGTGCCATGGTTCGGGCCCGGCGCGGTGATCACGACGCCGCGGCAGCAGGTCGACGTCATCGTCACCGAATACGGGGCAGCGGAACTGGAAGGCAAGACCGTCCGCGAACGCGGCGAGGCGCTGGCGGCGATCGCGCACCCGCAGTTCCGGGACGCCCTGCTGGCGGCGGCCCTACGCGCCGCGAAGGGGCGTTCGCCGGTCGGCTAGCACCAATTCGTGATTCACTGCCGCCATGACGAGCAGCGACCAGCCGTGGTGGATCTCCGCGCCTGTTGCTGACCTGGCCGCGGCGATCCTGCCGCTGTTCGGGCAGTCGTCGTTCGACAGCGATCGAGCGGCGATGACGGACGTCGTGTCATGGCTCCGGACCGGCGCCCGCGCTCCCCGTGGCACGTTCTCCGCGGGCGTCTCCACCCGCGGTGATGTGTTCCAGAACCCTGACCTGCGCGCCGTCGCGGAGGCCATGCAGTTGCTCGAACGCTCGGGCCTGCTGCTGCGGGTCCTGGTCCCGTCGAGCCACTCCAGCTTTGACGTCGGTTTGACGCGCCTGGGCTGGCACGCCGTCCAGACCGGCACGGTCCGACAGCATCTCGGCATCCGCGACCCTTGACAATCATGTGGGACCGGGGGTCCCATATAACTGGGTGGGCAACGGTGCTCGCGTGGGAGGTTGATGTCATGGCAGCTACGAAGACGATCCGCCGGTGGCGCGCCGGTATGGATGTGCGCGACGACGTCGACTACTGCGCGAATCTGGAGACGCTCTCGGCGGGCTCTGTGCGCCGGAACTTCAACCCCTACCTGGATGTTTCGTGGGATTCGCCCGAATTCCGGGTGACGGAGAACGACCCGCGCTGGGTGCTGGCCAAGAGTGACCCGATCGGTATGAGCGCGTGGTACCAGGCGCAGCCGCTGGAGAAGCAGATCGCGATCGGCATGTGGCGCCAGGCGAACGTCGCCAAGGCCGGCCAGCAGTTCGAGAGCATGCTGATCCGTGGGTTGCTCGCCTACACGTTCTGGGTGCCCAACGGCAGCCCCGAATACCGGTATTGCCTGCACGAAGCGAACGAAGAGGGCAACCACACCCTGATGTTCCAGGAGATGGTGAACCACGTCGGTGTGGACGTCCCGGGTCTGCCACGCTGGATCAAGTGGCTCAACTGGACCTTCCCGCTTTTCGCCAGCCCGACGCCGGCATTCTTCTTCATGATGGTGCTGTGCGGCGAGGAGCCCATCGACCACATGCAGAAATCCATTCTGCGCGAAGGCAGTTCGATCCATCCGATCATGGAGCGCGTCATGGCGATCCATGTCGCCGAGGAAGCGCGACACATCTCGTTCGCCCACGAGTTCCTGCGCCGGCGCGTCCCGGAGATGCGGCCGTTCAACCGCTTCGTGCTGTCGCTGTTCTATCCATTGGGCTTCCGTGTGGCGGCGTCCCTCATCGCCAAGCCGCCCCGCATCTTCTGGCGTCAGTTCGGCATCCCCAAGTCCGTGAAGAATGAGATCTTCTGGCGGTCGCCCGAATCCCGGACGATGCTGCGCGAGTTCTACGGTGACGTGCGCATGCTCGCCGAGGACACCGGCCTGATGAACCCGGTTGCGAAGGTGTTGTGGCGGATCTTCCGGATCGACGGTCCGGCGTCGCGCTACCGCAGCGAGCCGGCGCGCCAGGCCGTCGTCCCTGTGGCCTGACCGAGGCCCGTCGCCGAGATCTTTTCTCGAGCCATGTCGAAATCCGCCCCACCCGTTCGACGTGTGTGTGAAGGATTGACACACCGACGAAAGGTCAGGCAATGCGCTACATGGGTTTGGTCATCATGGATCCCAACCAGGGTCCGCCGCCGCAGGCACTGATGGACGCGATGGAGGTCTACGTCGGCAAGAACGCTGCCGACGGCATCTATCTGGACGGCGGTGGTCTGGGACAGGGCGAGAACCGCATCGGCTACCAGGTCCGCGCCGGCCAGATGAGCGCGACCGACGGGCCTTTCACCGAGGCCAAAGAGATCATCGGTGGGTTCGCGATGCTGGAGTACCGCAATCACGCCGAGGCCGTCGAGGGCGCCCGGTCCTTCACCGAACTGCACCGGGAGCACTGGCCTGAGTGGGAAGGCCGGGTCGAGATGCATCTGATCGAAGGCGCACCTGACCAGGAACCGGGTGCTTGTCCCCGGTAACTACAACCGAGGCAGTGACCGCCGCCTGGCGTGCCGAATCGGCGCGCCTCGTGGCGGCGCTGGCCCGCATGACCCGCGATATCGAACTCGCGGAGGACGTCGCACAGGACGCGCTCGTCGCGGCGCTGGAGGAGTGGCCCGAGCGCGGAATTCCGGCCAACCCGGCCGCGTGGCTGATGACGGCGGCGAAGCGCCGCGCCATCGACCACATCCGTCGCGCCGAGACGCTGCGCCGCAAGACCGAGGAGATCGGACACCGCCTGGAGGAGGTCGATATGCCCGATTTCGCCGGGCAGGTCGACTTCATCGAGGACGACGTGCTCCGACTGATGTTCCTGACGTGCCATCCGCAGCTGGCCCCGGCGTCGCGGGCGGCGTTGACGCTGAGGTTGGTGTCAGGGTTGAGCACCGCCGAGATCGCCCGTGCCTTCCTGGTGCCGGAATCGACGATGGCACAACGGATCAGCCGGGCGAAGAAGACTCTCGTCGGCGCCGACATGGAACTGCCGGTGGGGGCCGAGCGCGTGGCACGCCTCGACGATGTGCTGGCCGCCATCTACCTCACCTTCAACGAGGGATATGTGGCGACCACCGGCACGGATTGGACGCGCCCCGACCTCTGTTTCGAAGCGATCCGGCTGGCCCGCATGGTGGCCGCGATGGTGCCGGACATCCCGGATTCGCTTGGGCTGCAGGCACTTGTCGAACTCCAAGCGTCGCGGATTCCCGCCCGTGTGGACCGTGACGGCGCGCCGGTGCTGCTGGACGATCAGGACCGGGCGCGGTGGGATCACCTGCTGCGCCGCCGTGGGTTGCAGGTGCTGGCCCGCGCCGAGCAGCTCGCCGAGGCTGGTGCGCCCGTCGGGACCTACTTCTTGCAGGCGGCCATCGCTGCGTGCCATGCGCGCGCGATCAGGGTCGAGGACACCGATTGGCAGCGGATCGCGGACCTGTACGACGTCCTGGCGGTCGCCGCGCCGGGCCCCGTCGTGGAGGTGAACCGCGCCGTGGCACATGGGCGTGCCTACGGGGCAGCGGCGGGGCTGGCGGTGCTCGACGCGCTCGGGCCCGATCCGCTGCCCCGATCACCGCTGCCGCATGCGGTGCGCGGCGATCTGTTGGAGCGTCTGGACCGAGTCGCCGAGGCGTCGGCGGCGTTCACACGTGCCGCCGAACTCAGCACCAATGACGCCGAGCGCGCGTTGCTGCGCCGTCGGGCTGAATGATCCAGGACTTGCTGCGATCAACCGGAGCAAAGCACTTGTCAGCGCCGATGGGGTCGGGTGTCGCAGACCGCTCGGCCCAGTGTCGTGATTGACCATCTTGAGACGTTGGGTCAGGATTGTTTCAAGCGACGGTCCTGAGGCGGTCGCGTGCTTCGATGCGGGGCGGGGGTGAGCAAGCCATCTCTGAACTTCTCATGGACCTTCGCCAGGCGATCGACCGAGACGAACTATCCCTGGTCTATCAGCCCAAATTCGACGCGCACACGGCCGGTGTCGTCGGGGTGGAGGCGTTGTTGCGATGGCGCCATCTCGACCGCGGTCTACTGCGGCCCGCCGATTTCCTGCCGTTGGTGCGTGAGCACGGCCTGATGGAACAGGCCACCGGTCTGGTCGTCAACATGGCGCTCGACGATGCGCTGCGGTGGTACGCCGCCGGGGCGGAAGTGCCTGTGGCCGTTAACCTTTTCGCGCCGCTACTGAGCGACTTGAACCTGCCGGACCACCTGTGCCAGGCGCTGGATGACCGCGGTTTGCCGCCCTCGGCGCTCGCGGTCGAGATCACCGAAGACCTGTTCGTCGACAACATGGAAGACACCCGGACGGTGCTGACGGGCCTGCTCGACCACGGCATCAGCGTCGCGCTCGACGATTTCGGCACGGGATACTCCGCACTCACCTACCTGTCCGATCTGCCGGTCGACGAGATCAAGCTGGACCACGACTTCATCGCGCGGGTCACGGCTGACGAGCGTGCCTCGTTGGTGGTGCGCACCATCATCGACCTCGCGCACCGGCTCGGTTTCGGGATTGTCGCCGAAGGCATCGAGAGTGCCGAATCAGCCTCGCAGTTAAGGGATTTCGGGTGCGATGTGCTGCAGGGATTCTTCCTCAGCCCGCCCCTACAGGCGTCCGAAGTCCTCGGTGTGGTGAGTGCCGGCGCTCGGGCGGCGTTCTGAGTTTGCATATTTTGCGGCGCTCGACTTGACGCCAGAGAGATTTCAACGGACAGTTGATTTGTTGCTCAATCTGATAACGGTCAGTTGAGTGATGCGCAGCGTCGCGCGCGGTTACGTCCGGCAGTGCTCACTGTGTTGGGAAGGCGCCCTCACTCATGTCCACGCTCACATCCACAGCCGTTCCTGTCGAAATGACGGCCACCGAAACAGGTTTCCTCCGGCGCAATGGTCCCGATGGTGCCCGAGTCGCGTATCAGACCTGGGGGCGGCGACGTCCGGGTGCGTCATGCGGCGATGTCCTGCTCGTTCACGGATCGTTGCAGTCCTCGAAAGTATGGTCCAAGCACGGCTACGTGGCGCAGTTGGCGCAGCGCTACCGGGTCATCACCATTGATGTGCGTGGCCACGGGCGCAGCGATAAGCCCGAACACCCCGCCGGGTACGACATTCAGGCTTCGGTGCGCGACGTGTGCGCACTGCTCGACCACCTCGGGATCACTCAGACGCATTACCTGGGGTACTCGCTGGGAGGTCGCATCGGTTTGACCCTGGCGGCGGTCGCGCCGGAACGGCTCGCGTCTCTGGTGGTCGCCGGCTCGTCGTCCCGGCCGCAACGCGGTGCGGTCAACGTGGTGATGTTCCCCGATGCCATTGCGGTGACGGAGAAGTGGGGCGTCGAGGGATTCGTGCGGGGCTGGCAGGAGCATCGCGGTACGACGATGGGCTCGGGATTTCGCGCCACGGTCGATGCCCTCGGCGCGCGGGGGCTCGTCGCCTTGATGCGGCAGTGGGATGCCGAACCCGGGGTTGCTGAGGACGTGCTGGCACAGGTCCAGACGCCGTCGCTGTTCTTCGCTGGTTCCCGAGACATGTTGCGATTGGCTGATTCCCGCCATGCCGCGGCACTGATGCCGCGCGCCTATTTCACGCTGCTCGAGGGCGCCGACCACGGGCAGACCATCGCGATGCGTGACCGCATTCTAGACCGGGCCGAGGCATTCTTCCGCTTGGCAGAATTCCCGGATATCGAGAAGCTCAGCGCCGTCGGTTGATTCACTGCCGCGAGATCGCCGGTGCCCGCAGCTCGCGCGAGACCTCGAGGAGCCAGCTGAGTTCGTTGGTCGGCTCGGTTCCCCACGGTTCACCGGCGATCTGGCCATGCGAATCGCCGACCGGAATCTGCCTGGTGCGCTGATGTTCAATGGCGGTGCGGATTTGTTGCGCCGCTGAGGTTTTTGCGGGGTCATTGCAGACATAAGGACGGATGGCGCTGAGTCCGTCGCGGATTTCGACGATGCGGCGGTACAGCCGATAGTCGTGATCGCCGATTGGGGCCCGAGGCGGCGCGAGAGCGATGTGTGAATTGCCTTCGTAGAGCGCGGTCCACAGCGGCTCCAGTTGCCGGTGCCACCGGTAGGTCTGTACGCGGCGGACTGCTGCGCGGGCCAGTTGGGAAAAGGACGGTCCCGCAAGACCTATGGCGATCAGCACCTGCCCCACCGCGGCGACGAATGGTGCCAGGTGCTGCCAGGACATACTGCGGTTGGTGAGCAGGCCGTAGATGGCCGAATCCGCACGCAGCAGGCAGAAGACGAGACACAGCGCGGCTCCGGCGGCGGTGAGCAGCAGACTGCGCCGCAGCCAGGCCACCTCGTGGTAGCGGGCGTACTGCAGGCACCGCACGATAATGATCACTGCGCCAAGGGCATACGTGCCCAGGTACAGCAGCATGTAGGTGACCCAGACGGGTTCGCCTCCGTGCGCGGCGTAGAAATCTACGGGGAGTTCGGCCTCCGGTGCGGCGATCCAGCAGATGATCAACGCGACCGCCGCCAGGCAGGCCAGGACGATCCACAGGCGCAATCGGCGATAGGCGCGGCGGCCGGACTCGCCCCAGAACGTGATGACCGCGAGGACACACGCAGTCCACGCCATGCCCCCGGTCAGGCTCAGGATGAGTCGGCAGATGTTGTGCACCCCGATCGCCCGGTCCAGCCATGCCGACACGCTCGGAATGGAAAGTGTGACCGCAATTCCTTTGAACAGGAACGACATCAGCAGCGCTATGGACGCGGGCGGCCGCACGGGGGACCGGCTGATGGCCAGGGCCACCACGACGACGGCGCCCCACATGAACGCTGCGGAGACTGCATAACTGAAGGCCGTGTTCTCGAGCATTTGGGCCACCGAAGACATCACGGCCTCGCTGAATTGCCCTCGAGTCTCAGCGACGCGAGAACGCGTCCCAAGTTGGCGTTCGATAGCGAGACGGTTTGCGGTGCACCGCGTCTGACCCGTTGCCCCATGATGGAGGCGAGTGTTTCGGCCTCGATCTCCTGGCGGTCCAGGTAGTTCTCGCGGCGCAGCACTTCGGCCGGGCCGGTTGGGCCGGCGGCGGAGTGGCCGCACAGCACGTGGCTGAGCTCGTGCAGGATGATGTGCTCGCGGTGCATCGTGGTGGTCTCGCTGTCGAAGACCACGTAGTCGGTGGGGCCGGTGCGCACCAACATGCCGTGCACACCGCTGCCCGACAAGCGATACGGCAGCAGCTGGATGTCACGTCCGCTGATCGTGCTGGCGATCACGCGGATGTCGTCGACCGTGGTGAGCTTGTCCAGCCCCAAAGCCACCAGCTTGCGTGTGCAGTCACGGTGGATCGCCTTGAGCTCGCGCGTCGATCGCGGAACTGTTGCTGCGCCGCACGACGCGTCCATGACTACCGTTCGGCTTTCGTGGGGGCTATGGTCGGCAGGCCCTGCAGCGCGCGCACGTGATCCAGCACGGCGGCAACGGTTTCCAGGCTCTCCTTGTTGAGGCCGATGGCGCGCAACGCAATCAGTTCGACATCGTCGCGCACGGATTCATCGAGTGCGCCGAGCCGCTCGTCGAGTGAATGCGACCGCACCGGGTCGGTGATGGTCGACAACGGCACCTGAAAGAAGTCGGCCAACGCACCGAGCAGGTCGATGCCGGGGCGCGCCCGCTTGCCGGTGCGCAGCGCGGAGAGATAAGCGCCGCCGACCTTGATTTCGGGATGGGCCTTCTTGAGGGCGGTCGCGACTTCTTCGTTGGTCCACATCCGGCCGTCGGGACGCCGATGGGCGTCGAAGAGCGCGTTGATGCGCTCAGCGAGGCTGTCGCCCGCGTCGTGTGCATCGGGCTGCCGGTTCGGTGTGGTCGGCGAAGTCGCCATCTCCCCAGTGAAGCATCGATATCAGCAGGCCTCAACTCGTAGACGAGTGTTCTCGTGCAATTCAACTTGTGGTTGATCTCGCGATCTCGGCCGGACCGCTGCGTACGGTCGGACTGGCGGGCGCTACCGTCATGGCGGCGCCGGTTGACTCGGTGCCCGCCCCCATAGCCCAATTGGCAGAGGCAGCGGACTTAAAATCCGCCAAGTGTCGGTTCGAGTCCGACTGGGGGCACCCACACATTGCCTGCCCTGGTTGCATCACTCCACCTCCCTGAGCGACCTACCTCAGAAACGAGTAGCGCGGTACTCGTGATGGCCGCGCGCTGTCGCGTGATGCTTCCTCGTGAGAGGAGGTGGGCCGCCATGGGTGCGCTACTTCCGCGCCGCCACGCGAGTGTGCCGGCCCTCGGCTGCGCGATCGCGTTGGCGATCCTGTTCGGGGGCGTCGGCGTGGTGTTCGCCGACACGGGGTCGACACCGACACCGGCCGCGCCCACAACGACCGCTTCGCCCCCGCTGAAGGCGTTACCTCCGGTGATCGCGGCACCCGCGCCGGCCGCCGACTCAGCCACCCTCACGCTTGCGCCATCGCACGGCGGCTCGGGAACTCAGGTCACGGCCACCATCACAGGCTTCGGTTACTGCCTGGACTCCCCACACCTGCTCTGGGACGGCGGGCCGCTGTCCGCCGGCAGCGATCTGACGTTCACGGTGCCGGACAGTCCGGCCGGTGCGCACCGGGTGACCGCAGTGTGCAGACTCCTGGATGGGGCCCGCACGGTCGCCCCGGCGTCGTTCACGATCGATGTGACCGAGAAGCCCACCCTCACACTGGAACCCGGCAAAGGGCCCGCCGGCTCGCAGGTGACGGCTACTCCCAAAGGCTTCGGGATGTGTGTCGACGCTCCGCGTCTCCAGTGGGACGGCCAGCCTTTGACTGCCAAGGCCGTAGACCCCGCCGTCGGCAGTCTGGCGTTCACGGTTCCGGATGGCCCGGCAACCGGACACACCGTCACAGCGGTATGCGGGTCCCTGCGCAAATTGCCAGTGTCGGCATCTGCGCCCTTCACAGTGGTCGAAACCCCGAAGCCCACTTTGACTTTGAGCACCCCGAAGGGAACGGCAGGATCACAAGTGACGGCGACGGGTACGGGTTTCGCCTGCCCGGACAGCGGCGACGTGCAGTTGTTCTGGGACGGGGACAAGTCACCGTCGACCAAAGCCACGCCTTTCACTTTCCGTGTCCCGTTCACCGTTCCCGCGTCAGCGTCCGTTGGCGAGTACACGGTGCTGGCCGCCTGCGCCGACGATCCCGACGTCGCGGCCAGTCAGCAGTTCACCGTCGTCAGCCCGGTGACGAACCAGGGAGCCGCGGCGGCGTCGATCTCGCTCGACCCCACGCAAGGGCATGGGGGAGATGCGGTGCTCATCGTCGGCTCGCAGTTCCTCTGTGCCGACCACGAGCGGACGGTGACGCTGTCGTGGGATGGCGCCCCGCCCCGATTTGAGGTGGCTCTCGACGGGAACGGCCACTTCGCGACATGGTTTGCCGTCCCATCCGATGCCGCAGTGGGCAGTCACACAGTGCGTGCCTCGTGCGCGGATGGATCGGCCTGGGACACTGGGGATTTCGCCATTGTGGCCGTAGGTCTTCCGGTGCCACCGCCAGCCACGCCCCCGACGGTGCCACCGCCTCCGATTATCCCGTCGCAGACGCATGAGTGGTGGCCGCTCGTCCTGGTCGCCGCGGTCCTTGCGGTGTTGCTGCTGGCCGCGGCCGTCCACTTCGGCCGGCGCGCACTTCGGCCCCCGCGGGTCCAGGTGGTCACGCGACCCGGTGGTCCTGCCACTGTCACATTGCGTGCGACGCCGGCGGCCGGCGAGACGACGCTCGCCATCCGCGTGGCGGTGCATTCCAAGCCTGATGTCGTGACCTTGAGAGGGGTGGATGATGATCGCATCCGCGTTGACTGAGACGGTGACCGTTCGAGACCTCCTGTACTGCGATGCGGTGGTCGAACCGACTCGGGCGCTGACCGAATCGCTGCACCAGAGCGGCACGATCAACAACCTCGTTGCGCGGTTCCCCGGGGTGACGCCGCTCGTCGAGGGCGAGGTGGCCAGACAGACTGATGAACAACTCTCGCTGAGCCTGCTCGATCTGGCCGTCGACGGATGGAAGAAGTTCGACGAGCTCGTGGCGGCTGCCCGCCGGACGCACGAAAATGCGGCGGCCCGGGAGACCGTGAAGTTGGTGACGCACAAGATCGAATGCAGCCACCCGTGGACCGTCCAGGTTTTCGTCAATGGCAAGCCGGCCGGCACCGTCGAGGTGGAGTTGACCGTCTGCTTCGACATGGACCTGGTGGTTCTGGTCGTTCAGCAAGGTCGGATCGCGGCCGTCGAATCCGGGCGTTGCACCATCACCGCGGCGTTGGAGATCGCACGGATCGAAGTCATCAAACGCCAGGCCCGGTTCGACTTGCGCCTGCGAATCTCCTTCGGCCATGGCCTG
Proteins encoded in this region:
- a CDS encoding XRE family transcriptional regulator — its product is MATSPTTPNRQPDAHDAGDSLAERINALFDAHRRPDGRMWTNEEVATALKKAHPEIKVGGAYLSALRTGKRARPGIDLLGALADFFQVPLSTITDPVRSHSLDERLGALDESVRDDVELIALRAIGLNKESLETVAAVLDHVRALQGLPTIAPTKAER